In one Dehalogenimonas formicexedens genomic region, the following are encoded:
- the rsmD gene encoding 16S rRNA (guanine(966)-N(2))-methyltransferase RsmD → MEFDAVRFFIQNVGMGYLRVIAGECKGRPIKVPDRKATRPATELVRGAIFSILASLTENWDEVLDLFSGSGSLGIEALSRGAGHADFVEQERVCCDIIRDNLEKCGLSGRARVNCLPVERSLSMLDKEYDIILMDPPYRREDIGEFLGKLASTALVGPETWLVITHSPRVPLDESYGQLKMIKERRHGDSIITIYRKEISV, encoded by the coding sequence TTGGAGTTTGACGCCGTACGCTTCTTCATTCAGAATGTCGGCATGGGTTATTTGAGGGTCATCGCCGGGGAATGCAAGGGCCGGCCGATAAAAGTCCCGGACCGCAAAGCCACACGTCCGGCTACGGAACTGGTGCGCGGCGCCATTTTCTCGATACTGGCCTCGCTCACCGAAAACTGGGACGAGGTCCTCGATTTGTTTTCCGGGTCAGGGTCGCTGGGCATCGAGGCGCTTTCCAGGGGGGCCGGGCATGCCGACTTCGTCGAACAGGAACGGGTCTGCTGCGACATCATCAGGGACAACCTGGAAAAATGCGGCCTGTCCGGCCGGGCCCGGGTGAACTGCTTGCCCGTCGAACGGTCGCTTTCGATGTTGGACAAAGAGTACGACATCATCCTCATGGACCCGCCGTACCGCCGGGAGGATATCGGGGAATTTCTGGGCAAACTAGCTTCGACAGCCCTCGTCGGACCGGAAACATGGCTGGTCATCACCCATTCGCCGCGGGTGCCCCTCGACGAAAGCTACGGCCAATTGAAAATGATAAAGGAACGGCGCCACGGCGACAGCATCATAACCATCTATCGCAAGGAGATTTCAGTATGA
- a CDS encoding YfhL family 4Fe-4S dicluster ferredoxin: MAFKITDECISCGACEPECPNAAITEGENIYVIDPTKCTECVGSFATKQCAEICPVDCCVPDEAHVESREALLAKWRTLHPGKEPKL; the protein is encoded by the coding sequence ATGGCTTTTAAGATCACCGACGAATGCATCAGCTGCGGCGCCTGCGAGCCCGAATGCCCTAACGCCGCCATCACCGAGGGCGAAAACATCTATGTCATCGATCCCACCAAGTGCACCGAGTGCGTCGGTTCCTTTGCCACCAAGCAATGCGCTGAAATTTGCCCCGTAGACTGCTGCGTACCCGACGAGGCCCACGTGGAATCACGCGAAGCCCTGCTGGCGAAATGGCGCACCCTTCATCCCGGTAAAGAACCCAAGCTATAA
- a CDS encoding sensor histidine kinase, with product MAINRFFNRLSVRLILGFLLSSVLGMGLVAILAYNATSGSFHDFVITMQGMMGNGPGGPGGMMGNGNLWGQQITVNFLSDFGRTLWMAGLLGVLLAIVLGGLFTRNIVAPVGKVAAAAKKVAGGDLSQKVRLKGSSELVELGESFNSMTHTLRRDQELRQNMVADVAHELRTPLSVLRANIEAMQDGVLETSPANLESLHQETVNLGRLVEDLRTITLAESGQLKIHRQETDVSALAARVVEAMRTQFDSKSIELAVEALRPVEADVDSDRIEQVLRNLLANALHYSSSGGRVVVKVERNDSGAVISVADTGIGISAEDLPHIFDRFYRVDRSRARATGGSGLGLAIVKQLVEAHGGRVRVESALGKGSTFSFSLPV from the coding sequence ATGGCAATCAATAGATTTTTCAACCGGCTTTCGGTGAGATTGATCCTTGGCTTTCTACTTTCGTCGGTCCTCGGCATGGGACTGGTCGCTATACTGGCCTATAACGCCACCTCCGGCAGTTTCCACGACTTTGTTATCACCATGCAGGGTATGATGGGCAACGGTCCCGGCGGCCCCGGCGGCATGATGGGCAACGGCAATCTTTGGGGCCAGCAGATCACCGTGAATTTCCTTTCGGATTTTGGCCGGACACTGTGGATGGCCGGCCTGCTGGGTGTTCTCCTGGCCATTGTCCTCGGCGGCTTGTTTACCCGCAATATCGTCGCCCCGGTGGGCAAGGTAGCCGCGGCCGCCAAGAAAGTCGCCGGCGGCGACCTGTCGCAGAAAGTCCGGCTCAAGGGCTCGAGTGAGCTGGTCGAACTCGGCGAATCATTTAACTCCATGACCCATACCCTTCGCCGGGACCAGGAGTTGCGGCAGAACATGGTGGCCGACGTAGCCCATGAGCTGCGGACGCCCCTTTCGGTGCTGCGCGCCAACATCGAGGCGATGCAGGACGGCGTCCTGGAGACCAGCCCCGCCAACCTCGAATCCCTCCACCAGGAAACGGTAAACCTGGGGCGGCTGGTCGAAGACCTGCGGACCATCACCCTGGCTGAAAGCGGCCAGCTCAAGATCCACCGTCAGGAGACCGATGTTTCGGCGCTGGCTGCGAGGGTTGTTGAGGCGATGAGGACCCAGTTTGATTCGAAAAGCATCGAACTGGCTGTTGAGGCCCTGAGACCGGTTGAGGCTGACGTCGATTCCGACCGCATCGAGCAGGTGCTCAGGAACCTCCTGGCCAACGCGCTCCACTACTCATCCTCAGGCGGCAGGGTTGTGGTCAAAGTCGAGAGGAACGACAGCGGTGCCGTTATTTCGGTGGCCGACACGGGCATCGGCATATCGGCGGAAGACTTGCCGCATATTTTCGACCGTTTCTACCGCGTTGATCGCTCCCGCGCCCGCGCCACCGGCGGTTCCGGCCTTGGGTTGGCCATCGTCAAGCAGCTGGTGGAAGCGCACGGCGGCAGGGTAAGGGTCGAAAGCGCGCTTGGCAAAGGCAGCACGTTTTCCTTCTCCTTGCCCGTCTAA
- a CDS encoding Fic family protein — translation MSNIIGELKSQPKGFKVFIPHPFPPLSGFDLGPLVARKNEEASRLIGKLDYATKSLPDMDYFLLMYLRKDAASSSQIEGTQATMEDAIEAEVQMSSKIPPDVDDIQHYIKALHYGIKRVAEDKFPLALRFISELHRELVHQARVSGYVIPGEFRTEQVWLGSRHIEEARFVPPPVADMQRALGDLEGFINADDAIPVLIKAGIIHSQFETIHPFKDGNGRTGRMLINFYLLEKGYLDRPVLFLSSFFKRHRALYYDKLEAYHNGRIDEWIGFFLDGVIDIAGESIETITRISALSNHDMGLILAGDKRAIESSKKVLVNLYAQPIVNVTKVQEWAGFFTRRGASRLIERFIEMGILQPKAGSEKYGRLYEYKAYMDIFNPRE, via the coding sequence ATGAGTAACATTATTGGCGAATTGAAATCGCAGCCAAAGGGCTTCAAGGTTTTTATCCCCCACCCCTTCCCCCCTCTGAGCGGTTTTGATCTTGGCCCCCTGGTGGCGCGAAAGAACGAAGAGGCTAGCCGCCTCATTGGCAAGCTGGATTATGCCACCAAATCCCTGCCGGATATGGATTACTTCCTATTGATGTACCTGCGCAAGGACGCCGCCTCATCATCGCAGATCGAGGGAACGCAGGCCACCATGGAAGACGCCATCGAGGCTGAGGTCCAGATGAGTTCCAAAATCCCGCCTGATGTCGACGACATCCAGCACTATATTAAAGCGCTGCATTACGGCATCAAGCGCGTTGCCGAAGACAAGTTCCCGCTTGCGCTCCGGTTCATTAGCGAACTGCACCGCGAGCTTGTTCACCAGGCGCGGGTTTCCGGGTACGTCATTCCGGGCGAGTTCAGAACCGAACAGGTCTGGCTCGGCAGCAGACATATCGAGGAAGCCCGTTTTGTACCGCCGCCGGTAGCCGATATGCAACGCGCCCTCGGCGATCTCGAGGGTTTCATCAATGCTGATGATGCTATCCCTGTTTTGATAAAGGCAGGCATCATCCATTCCCAGTTCGAGACCATCCATCCGTTCAAGGACGGCAATGGCAGAACCGGAAGAATGCTGATCAACTTCTACCTGCTGGAAAAAGGCTACCTGGACAGGCCGGTGTTATTCCTTTCATCCTTTTTCAAAAGGCACCGCGCGCTTTACTACGATAAACTCGAGGCCTACCATAACGGCCGGATTGACGAATGGATCGGCTTCTTCCTGGATGGGGTCATCGATATCGCCGGGGAATCCATAGAAACCATCACCAGGATCTCCGCGCTTAGCAACCACGATATGGGGCTGATCCTGGCCGGGGACAAGCGGGCTATCGAGAGTTCGAAGAAGGTACTGGTGAACCTTTACGCCCAGCCGATCGTCAATGTGACCAAGGTTCAAGAATGGGCAGGTTTTTTTACACGGAGGGGGGCGTCCCGTCTCATCGAGCGCTTTATCGAAATGGGCATCCTGCAACCCAAAGCGGGTTCAGAGAAATACGGGCGCTTGTACGAGTACAAAGCCTACATGGATATATTCAATCCCAGGGAATAA
- a CDS encoding sodium-translocating pyrophosphatase, with amino-acid sequence MPGIFWIVPVIALVTVLFIVYLARYVLAKDTGTPKMREVGDMIFEGAWAFLNRQYRTIGILSVFVAIFVGIVVGLLSGDTTPGDVGQAGIMWRTGLAFLVGALCSGVSGFAGMYIAVKSNVRCAAAAQRSWREAIDVAMRGGAVSGFLITTLSLIGVTAMFFAFGGNDRPEIAPHLIVGFGFGASFVALFAQLGGGIYTKAADMGADLVGKVEAGIPEDDARNAAVIADLVGDNVGDCAGRGADLFESTAAENIGAMILGATVYAVTHDVVWIVFPLVVRAFGLVASMIGLLIVKAKEEEDPMAALNRGYWMSIILSAVGMIVTVSVMLGNAWLAAAGLVGIAASVAILYITQYYTDTKYKPVKDLAQASRTGSATNIVGGIGIGFETAFPTTIVIAVSLLVAYAFGKASGVEGAGAFGTAVATMGMLMTCPYVLAMDTFGPITDNANGINEMAGAGPQVRKITDRLDAVGNTTKALTKGYALVSAGLAAFLLFQAYMDQVAFLRGEPFTAINIARPEVFIGAMLAVMLVFLFSAWAIQAVGSTAQKIIEEVRRQFRENPKIMTWEAKPDYARAVDITARAGLREMIKPGLLPVLAPLALGVGFRLIPTYDAAQAIGAMLMVGTIGGIMMAAFMNNAGGAWDNAKKYIEDGQLKDDKGVVQGKRTFAHAAAVVGDTVGDPLKDTAGPSLHVLIKLLSTITLVLVPLFI; translated from the coding sequence ATGCCTGGTATCTTCTGGATCGTACCCGTCATCGCCCTGGTAACCGTGCTGTTCATTGTCTACCTGGCCCGCTATGTCCTGGCCAAGGACACCGGAACCCCCAAGATGAGAGAAGTTGGGGACATGATTTTCGAGGGCGCGTGGGCGTTCCTCAACCGCCAGTACCGCACCATCGGTATCCTGTCGGTCTTCGTCGCCATCTTCGTCGGCATCGTCGTCGGCCTGCTCTCCGGCGACACCACCCCCGGTGATGTCGGCCAGGCCGGCATCATGTGGCGCACCGGCCTCGCCTTCCTGGTCGGCGCCCTGTGCTCCGGCGTTTCCGGATTTGCCGGCATGTACATCGCCGTCAAATCCAACGTCCGCTGCGCCGCGGCCGCCCAGCGTTCCTGGCGTGAAGCCATCGACGTCGCCATGCGCGGCGGCGCCGTGTCCGGCTTCCTGATCACCACCCTGTCCCTCATCGGCGTTACCGCCATGTTCTTCGCCTTCGGCGGCAATGACCGCCCTGAAATCGCCCCCCATTTGATTGTCGGCTTCGGCTTCGGCGCCTCTTTTGTCGCCCTGTTCGCCCAGCTCGGCGGCGGTATCTACACCAAAGCCGCTGACATGGGCGCCGACCTCGTCGGCAAGGTTGAAGCCGGCATTCCCGAAGATGACGCCCGCAACGCCGCCGTCATCGCCGACCTCGTCGGCGACAACGTCGGTGACTGCGCCGGCCGCGGCGCCGACCTCTTTGAGTCCACCGCCGCCGAAAACATCGGCGCCATGATCCTGGGCGCCACCGTCTACGCCGTGACCCACGACGTCGTCTGGATCGTCTTCCCGCTGGTCGTCCGCGCCTTCGGCCTGGTCGCCAGCATGATCGGCCTGCTCATCGTCAAAGCCAAGGAAGAAGAAGACCCCATGGCCGCCCTCAACCGCGGCTACTGGATGTCCATCATCCTGTCCGCCGTCGGCATGATCGTCACCGTGTCGGTCATGCTGGGTAACGCCTGGCTGGCTGCCGCCGGCCTCGTCGGCATCGCCGCCTCGGTCGCCATCCTCTACATCACCCAGTACTACACCGATACCAAGTACAAGCCGGTTAAAGACCTGGCCCAGGCCTCCCGCACCGGTTCCGCCACCAACATCGTCGGCGGCATCGGCATCGGCTTCGAGACCGCCTTCCCCACCACCATCGTCATCGCCGTCTCGCTCCTGGTCGCCTACGCCTTCGGCAAGGCCTCCGGAGTTGAGGGCGCAGGCGCCTTCGGCACCGCCGTGGCCACCATGGGCATGCTGATGACCTGCCCCTACGTCCTGGCCATGGACACCTTCGGCCCCATCACCGATAACGCCAACGGCATCAACGAGATGGCCGGCGCCGGACCCCAGGTCCGCAAGATCACCGACCGCCTTGACGCCGTCGGCAACACCACCAAAGCCCTGACCAAGGGTTACGCCCTGGTCTCCGCCGGCCTCGCCGCCTTCCTCCTGTTCCAGGCTTACATGGACCAGGTCGCCTTCCTGCGCGGCGAACCCTTCACCGCCATCAACATCGCCCGCCCCGAGGTCTTCATCGGCGCCATGCTCGCCGTCATGCTGGTCTTCCTCTTCAGCGCCTGGGCTATCCAAGCGGTAGGATCCACCGCGCAGAAGATCATCGAGGAAGTCCGCCGCCAGTTCCGCGAGAATCCCAAGATCATGACCTGGGAAGCCAAGCCGGATTACGCCCGCGCCGTCGATATCACCGCCCGCGCCGGCCTCCGCGAAATGATCAAGCCCGGCCTACTCCCCGTCCTCGCCCCCCTGGCCCTGGGTGTCGGCTTCAGACTGATCCCCACCTATGACGCCGCCCAGGCCATCGGCGCTATGCTGATGGTCGGCACCATCGGCGGCATCATGATGGCCGCCTTCATGAACAACGCCGGCGGCGCCTGGGACAACGCCAAGAAATACATCGAAGACGGGCAGCTCAAGGATGACAAGGGGGTCGTCCAGGGCAAGCGCACCTTCGCCCACGCCGCCGCTGTTGTCGGCGATACCGTCGGCGATCCCCTGAAGGACACCGCCGGACCTTCCCTGCACGTCCTGATCAAGCTCCTGTCCACCATCACCCTGGTCCTCGTCCCCCTGTTCATCTAA
- a CDS encoding DUF2075 domain-containing protein: MKREYYSDSISNFRMSSPETILGILTKNSQYDVGLQQRDSWLEEVCILQTILGHIDGEILFEYSIPRMGKRIDVVILIKHVIFVLEFKVGEIEFKSKDIDQVYDYALDLKNFHEPSHDQFIVPILIATKAKVSSPCSPIPPAYDKIFSPINSDLKSLEGIMKQILDLSTGKLIDPKVWKEGRYCPTPTIIEAALALYNGHSVEDISRSDANAINLSTTSDKITKIIQISKEKHQKSICFVTGVPGAGKTLVGLNIANKHSDESNDLYSVFLSGNGPLVQVLREAITRDKVRQEKERGLKITKGAVMRTVKVRIQNVHNFRDDCLLRPGPPVEHVAIFDEAQRAWDLDQTQKFMKQKKGHPNFKKSEPEFLISCLDRHSDWAVVICLVGGGQEINTGEAGIGEWVDSLDRSFPDWKIYISSKLTDSEYCTERELSKIKFRDNVQYDDDLHLSVSMRSFRAENVSFLIKKLLDLKPDESREALAKVIKNYPIVITRDLSIAKNWLRTHARGSERYGIVVSSQAERLKPYAIDIKSPMDPVHWFLEGKEDVRSSYYLEDVATEFHVQGLELDWVCVTWDADFRYSKTCWEHRSFIGSRWYHIKMSKRMNYLKNAYRVLLTRARQGMVVVVPKGEIADPTRQPDFYDPTYQYLKDIGFQTI; encoded by the coding sequence ATGAAGAGAGAATATTATTCCGACTCCATTTCGAACTTTCGGATGTCATCTCCTGAAACGATTTTGGGAATATTAACTAAAAATAGTCAATACGATGTTGGTTTGCAACAACGTGATTCTTGGCTTGAAGAAGTTTGCATATTGCAAACGATACTAGGGCATATTGATGGAGAAATATTGTTTGAATATTCCATTCCCCGTATGGGAAAGCGGATAGATGTCGTAATTCTAATTAAACATGTAATTTTTGTTCTGGAATTCAAAGTTGGTGAGATAGAATTCAAATCAAAAGACATAGATCAGGTTTATGATTACGCTCTTGATTTAAAAAACTTCCACGAGCCGAGCCACGATCAATTTATTGTTCCAATCCTGATAGCAACTAAAGCCAAAGTTTCGTCTCCGTGTAGTCCAATACCCCCAGCGTATGACAAAATTTTTTCCCCGATTAACAGCGATCTAAAGTCACTCGAAGGGATCATGAAACAGATACTTGATCTGAGCACGGGGAAATTGATCGATCCTAAAGTTTGGAAAGAAGGAAGATACTGTCCCACACCGACAATTATCGAGGCTGCTTTAGCTCTGTATAACGGGCATTCAGTGGAAGATATTTCTCGAAGTGATGCGAATGCAATTAACCTTTCAACAACCTCCGATAAAATAACAAAAATAATTCAAATATCCAAGGAAAAACATCAAAAGTCGATATGCTTTGTTACTGGTGTGCCGGGAGCAGGCAAAACATTGGTTGGCCTGAACATTGCCAATAAACATTCCGACGAATCCAATGATCTTTACAGCGTTTTCCTTTCTGGAAATGGACCACTCGTTCAGGTTTTACGAGAAGCTATAACCAGAGATAAAGTCAGGCAGGAGAAGGAACGTGGACTGAAAATCACCAAAGGCGCTGTAATGCGAACGGTTAAAGTGAGAATCCAGAACGTTCATAATTTCCGAGACGACTGTCTACTCAGACCTGGGCCTCCGGTTGAACATGTAGCAATATTCGATGAAGCCCAACGAGCCTGGGACTTAGATCAAACTCAAAAATTTATGAAACAAAAAAAGGGCCACCCTAATTTTAAGAAATCCGAACCTGAATTCCTGATTTCCTGTCTTGATCGTCACAGTGATTGGGCTGTTGTCATTTGCCTTGTGGGCGGTGGGCAAGAAATCAATACTGGAGAAGCTGGGATCGGTGAGTGGGTTGACTCATTGGATAGATCATTTCCGGATTGGAAGATTTATATTTCCTCCAAACTAACAGATAGCGAATATTGCACCGAAAGGGAGTTGTCCAAAATCAAATTCCGTGACAATGTTCAGTACGATGATGATTTACATCTTTCAGTATCAATGCGTTCATTCAGAGCAGAAAATGTTTCTTTCTTGATTAAAAAATTGTTGGACCTTAAACCGGATGAAAGTCGGGAAGCATTGGCCAAAGTCATTAAGAATTACCCTATCGTAATAACTCGGGACCTTTCGATCGCCAAGAATTGGCTACGTACCCATGCCAGGGGATCGGAACGTTACGGGATTGTAGTGTCTTCCCAGGCTGAAAGACTCAAACCGTACGCAATAGATATCAAATCGCCGATGGATCCAGTTCATTGGTTTCTTGAAGGGAAAGAGGACGTTCGTTCATCGTATTACCTCGAAGATGTTGCAACTGAATTTCACGTTCAAGGGTTGGAACTTGATTGGGTCTGCGTAACTTGGGATGCTGATTTTAGGTATTCAAAGACTTGTTGGGAACACCGATCATTTATTGGTTCTCGTTGGTATCACATAAAGATGTCAAAACGTATGAATTACCTCAAAAACGCATATCGAGTCCTATTAACCCGCGCTCGTCAGGGTATGGTCGTGGTCGTGCCCAAAGGAGAAATCGCAGACCCCACACGCCAGCCTGATTTTTATGATCCGACATACCAATATTTGAAAGACATTGGGTTCCAGACGATTTAA
- the coaD gene encoding pantetheine-phosphate adenylyltransferase, protein MKVALYPGSFDPFTYGHIDIIRRTSKLFDKVIVGVYDTPEKKLMFTTGERVELGREAVRDLPDVEVKAFSGLMVEFARKEGVTTVVRGLRVNNDFEFEFDMAMINRKLAPEIELVCLLASPEYQFLSSSMLKEVARLGGDFSDLVPPFVARAVLAKV, encoded by the coding sequence ATGAAGGTAGCTTTATACCCCGGCTCGTTCGATCCGTTCACCTACGGCCATATAGATATCATCCGGCGAACGTCGAAACTGTTCGATAAGGTCATCGTCGGCGTCTACGACACGCCCGAGAAGAAGCTGATGTTCACCACCGGCGAAAGGGTGGAACTGGGCCGGGAGGCGGTCAGGGATTTGCCCGATGTCGAGGTCAAGGCTTTTTCCGGGCTCATGGTGGAGTTTGCCCGTAAAGAGGGTGTCACCACCGTCGTCAGGGGCCTCAGGGTCAACAACGATTTCGAGTTCGAATTCGATATGGCGATGATCAACCGGAAGCTGGCGCCGGAGATCGAGCTGGTGTGCCTGCTGGCCAGCCCGGAATACCAGTTCCTGTCGTCGAGCATGCTGAAGGAAGTGGCGCGGCTGGGCGGGGACTTTTCCGACCTGGTTCCCCCGTTCGTCGCCAGGGCGGTTCTGGCCAAGGTTTAG
- a CDS encoding purple acid phosphatase family protein produces the protein MRKSKFFIAPLAGAIAVFVFLAWAFSQHGTLGLFRVNGEFHQYFIGAGVLGLVMLVLSGLYLWKRSRHNPRFPTLLTVFVSILSLFSMVVPSAAFVYTGDVFAAGIGDTPPQLLIADGSGSSGIPNLAVCFNTRSPTKNTLEWGLAGGALARSQESAASTSHVFMLRDLVPDSRYEYRVNGGAPAYFNSLPAGGKIRFAVGSDAHFGAADASRQASDAMLAQIADPANGYGMFFALGDLVEYGFTRGQWQEAFDSMASASATIPTRYLPGNHDTLFAGFGNFQDYCYPPGMDLQSGSPLWYRVDAGNVHFLCLDIEWSAESITVAQEAWLRAQLESIPAGDWKIVLCHGFFYASGSVSEGWPWYDNQETISRLGPLFEEFNVDLVFSGHAHQLELLRHAGVTYAVCGAFGGAPDEPRSYTSPASVWYENGSYGFADVSIDGNACTLTIRDPNGAPLKTISVVKG, from the coding sequence ATGAGAAAATCTAAATTCTTTATCGCGCCCCTGGCCGGCGCAATAGCCGTATTCGTATTTCTGGCCTGGGCTTTCAGCCAGCATGGCACCCTCGGGCTGTTCCGCGTTAATGGGGAATTCCACCAGTATTTTATCGGAGCAGGCGTGCTCGGGCTGGTTATGCTGGTGCTCTCCGGTTTGTACTTGTGGAAAAGGTCGAGGCATAACCCCCGCTTTCCTACCCTGCTGACGGTCTTCGTCTCGATTCTTTCGCTCTTCTCCATGGTCGTGCCTTCCGCGGCGTTCGTTTACACGGGCGATGTCTTTGCCGCCGGCATCGGGGACACCCCGCCCCAACTGCTTATCGCCGACGGTTCGGGTTCCTCCGGCATCCCCAACCTGGCGGTATGTTTCAACACCAGGTCCCCCACCAAAAATACCCTCGAATGGGGCCTTGCCGGCGGTGCGCTGGCGCGATCGCAAGAATCCGCCGCTTCGACCAGCCACGTCTTCATGCTGCGGGACCTCGTTCCGGACAGCCGCTATGAGTACCGGGTTAACGGCGGCGCCCCGGCTTATTTCAACAGCCTGCCGGCCGGCGGTAAAATCCGTTTCGCCGTGGGCAGCGATGCCCATTTCGGGGCTGCCGACGCCTCGCGGCAGGCCAGCGACGCCATGCTCGCCCAGATCGCCGACCCGGCCAACGGCTACGGCATGTTCTTTGCCCTGGGGGACCTCGTCGAATACGGCTTTACCCGCGGCCAGTGGCAGGAGGCTTTCGATTCGATGGCCTCGGCGAGCGCCACTATCCCCACCCGCTACCTCCCCGGCAACCATGACACCCTGTTCGCTGGGTTTGGTAATTTCCAGGACTACTGTTACCCGCCGGGGATGGATCTGCAGTCCGGGTCACCGCTGTGGTACCGCGTTGACGCGGGCAATGTCCATTTCCTGTGTCTTGACATCGAGTGGAGCGCCGAGAGCATCACCGTCGCCCAGGAAGCCTGGCTGAGAGCCCAGCTTGAGAGCATCCCGGCCGGCGACTGGAAGATCGTGTTGTGCCACGGCTTCTTCTACGCCTCCGGTTCTGTCTCCGAAGGCTGGCCGTGGTACGACAACCAGGAAACGATATCGAGGCTCGGGCCGTTGTTTGAGGAGTTCAACGTCGACCTGGTGTTTTCCGGGCACGCCCACCAGCTTGAATTGCTGCGGCATGCCGGGGTGACCTACGCCGTCTGCGGCGCCTTCGGCGGGGCGCCGGATGAGCCGAGGAGCTACACCTCGCCGGCGAGCGTATGGTATGAAAACGGATCGTACGGCTTTGCCGACGTATCTATCGACGGCAACGCCTGCACCCTGACCATCAGGGATCCGAACGGGGCGCCGCTCAAGACGATCTCGGTCGTTAAGGGCTAG